CTTACCCTTTTCTCTAAGGTCCCCCTTCCCACCCTGTGACTGACCTCCATGCCAGTAACTGGAGCAGCATGGGTctttttgctggtttgttttttgttttgttttgttttttctttacccCATTCTCCTCCTTCAGGCAGCTGCTgattttttttggtgttgttgttttgttttgtttttttgagacagggtttctctctatagccctggctgtcctggaactcactttgtagaccaggctggcctcgaactcagaaatccacctgcctctgcctcccaagtgctgggattaaaggcgtgtgccatcactgcctggctttttcttttaaactttaataaaattatcCTTGAGCTTACACTTTAGtctattcttaaattcttttataaataagACTAAGAACCCCAAGAGGAGACCACAATTTCTACTGGATACTTGAGGAAAAacgatttttctttctctagaatcAAAACCACTTGCTTTTGTTTCCATGTGGACAATATCCCCGCTTTGTGCTACAGTTTGTTGGATACAGAATAAAAGCTTTCTTTAAAGGGAGTCTGAtctaatttctgtttttctgtgtgtgttggggggatgGTGGGCaggtatttgtttctttgttttcagatAGGAATTGGAATCACAGGCTGGCATGATTTCTGATGACCTTAGACTTCTCATTTCCCACATTGCTGCTTCCACTCACAGATCACTGATATTATAAACTTGGGCCAACACAATGTTTTGGGTTTGCGggatggtggtggggtggggttctttccttgtgctggggatgaaacccagggctttggaTGAGCTACATCCCAGACTTCATGATTTGTGTTTTTTGAAAACCCAATAGCgtgcggggcagtggtggtgcacgcctttaattccagcacttgggaggcagaggcaggtggatttctgggttcgaggccagcctggtctacagagtgagttccaggacagtcacggctacacagagaaacccagtctcgtaaaacataaacaaaaccaaaacaaaacccaaaagcgACCAGCATGGAGCTATGAAATGTTATTTGGTGTGTATTCTACATAATTGATAAACTTCACACATGGCAGGATAGTTTTCTTGCACCTAAGACACAGCAAATGTTAGGGTAGTTGGATGAGGACATTACAGTGTTCAGAAGACAGACGTGATTTTCGTGGGGttagatattaaatataattctaCATTCACTATTTCTATACATCGAAAAGACGGAGCAAGCACATTGGAACTCTAAGGAGTTAACAGAAAAAGCGAATAGTCTTTAAGTACTGTGGCAATATTGCTTGTATAAAGTGTTTCAACGCGCTCTTCCCGGGACTGTTGTTGCTGTGGAATTCTTTAGAGCCACATCCCCAAGTTCAACTCTTGTACCATTGTTTGGCTGCACCTGCAAATCAAGGGCTTGCATGATCCAAGGGCGTTTCGAGGACAGGCTCACTGTCAACGATCCCGCACAGCCTAGAGCTTTTCCGCTGAGACAGGGAGGGCGGAGGAAGTACGAAAGATAGGGTGCGAAGGGATTCAACACAGCGCAAGCTGGGCCGTCTGAACCGGGTTCCCAGGAAATTAGCAAAGCTCCATGGATCCCTATCTCTAGGCCACTTGCTCCGGGTGGTTTCGGCGGCACCACCCCACAAAGCTCAGCAGCTCTCCCTGTTTTTTCTTTCCCCGCCTCCGTCCTCCCAGGGCCCCGCCTACATGGGCGCGTCTTCAGTCAGGGGCGGTGGCTAGCGCTGCCTTTCGCCCGCCTCCATGCTGTCGGGGCTCCGCCTACGGGGGCGTGGTTCCAGCGAGGGGGCGGTGGCGGTGGCCGCGGCGCTGACAGCAGCTCCCCGCCCCCGCGGCCAGCCACGTCCCGCACGTAGCGCCCCGGCAGCGGCATACAGCCGCAGGTTGGCGCCGGGAGCTCCGGCTCCTCCGGCGGGGCTCGGTATGAAGCTGGCAAGGCTGCTGCGGGGCGGCACGAGCGTCAGGCCGCTCTGCGCCGTCCCCTGCGCCAGTCGTAGCTTGGCCTCGGCCTCGGGCTCCGGGCCGGCGTCGGAGCTTGGCGTTCCGGGCCAGGTGGACTTCTATGCGCGTTTCTCGCCGTCGCCACTCTCCATGAAGCAGTTCCTGGACTTCGGTGAGGGCGGCCGTCGGGCCTCCGTGCACGGGCCCGGTCCTGCCAGGcgcacccctcctcctccctcatgtcgccaacccccccaccccctacgTCTTAggtgcttccttcctccccagaggGAGCGGGCGCTGGCAGGCCGGGCACGTAACAGGGGCGTGCGACTGTAGTGtgcaaaaacaaagcaaggggCCCGCGGGCTGCAGCCTTCCGCGCACGTGCGTAGGTGCGCGCTTGGGGACCCGGTGTCTTTGGGGAAGCCTTGCTCAGATTCAAGGCCAGGGCTCACACTTCTTCGAGGGTGGCGTTCTGCAGAGGCGAGATCGGTGCCAGCACAGCCACGATCATTTGGAGTGGCGTGATGGCAGGAAAACAAGTTACTACTGGCCCAGTGCTTTCCTCGCCAGTGTTTCTACCGAGAGCAAATTCGTTTCAACAGCAGCCAGTCTCAAGCACGTGTAAAGTGCATGGTCTTGTCTGTGTGTAACAGATTGCAGAACTGCAGAATTAGGCCTTTGACTTTTGGCTTCTCATCAGGAGTAATGAGGCGGAAAGGGAAATGCTTAGTATAAACTCTTAACATTGAAATTCGAAAGTTCTGTAGTAGAAAAAGTTATCTTCGATGTCGTGCTGTCAGGTTATAATATGGTTAGCGAGCATGAAAGATTAGTGGTGTGGTTAGGTACTTTTATCTTAAAATTGTGGTTTGAAGTGACAGGTGcttttccttgtatttctttagtAAGGGACTATGAAAGGCccctgttttgtgtgtatgtgtgtgtgcgtgttttgcttttatttgtaacTTCCTGTACTGTAGTGTAGTAATGTTCACCTTGTTAATGAATACTCTATTAAACTTTGACAAGATGCTTTCCTTAATAATACTGCTACTGTTGACAAGATAGTTTTCTGCTGAGGTTCCATCTGCGAGATTGACTTAGTTTCAAATGGATTACTGAAATGCGACTGTTTAGTTCAAGTGAAGCTGCTTCCAGGGGAGGGATACTTATCAACTCTTCTGCCAAACATCTGGATTCaagagtggaggaagggggaggtGACTTTCTCAGGAATCAGACAACTGAGTTGGTTCCACTTGATGGTTGGTGATATGGTGTTGATGGTCTTGGCCTTCTGTTGCCTGAAAACCTCTGTACTGACTATGTTCTGTGTCTAGTCAATGACTTGGGTTAGAATTTGCTCAAAAGTTGGGAgtcaggatttctttctttctttttttttttttttcttcttcttctttttctggttttttgagacaaggtttctctgtgtagctgtcctggaactcactctgtggatcaggctggctttgaactcagagttacacatgcttctgcctcccaagttatgGGATTAAAGATGCGAGCCATTATTTTCCAGAAGGAGTCAGAATTTCTAAAGGCAGCAGCAGTGGGGCATATAGAATGGGCCTTTCCCAGTTCTCTTCACAGGCCCTGAGCCTTACGCAGACAGCTTACCCGAATTCTAGTCATCATGAAGTATAACAAGTACCTACATGGTTGTACTGAGCAGTTGGAATTTCAGGAATTGGAAGGTCATTCTGGAATCAGGGTTACTTTATAGACCAGTTAGTTCAACTGTGCCTGGTTATAACTTCATTTCCTAGTTCCTTCCTCTCACTATGGTAAATGTACCGTTGTGGCCTTGCCAAGTGACTGACTCTCCTTTTCTGGCTCTGGCTACCCGGTGCCTGTCACTTACTGCCTGTCACTGTGCTTGGTTGCAGGATCCGTGAATGCTTGTGAGAAGACCTCGTTTATGTTTCTGCGACAAGAGTTGCCTGTTAGATTGGcaaatataatgaaagaaataagTCTCCTTCCTGATAATCTTCTCAGGACCCCATCCGTACAGCTGGTACAAAGTTGGTAAGAgcccatcttttttttgtttttctctgacttgtttgtttgtttgtttgttttgagacagggtttctctgtatagtcctggctgtcctggaactcactctgcagaccaggctggcctcaaacacacagatctccctgcctctgcctttgagtgctgggagtaaaggcgtgcgccaccactgcccagcaagagtCCCATCTTGTGTTTACAATTTCTATGGACTTGTGGATTTTGTCCAAGGTTAAAATACTTTTAcatactattttatttgtttttttgagacagggtctcattatgtaactctggctggcctggagctgacTGTGTAGAGCATGATTGGTTTTAAGGAAATACATCAGGCCTGCTGCAGAAGTACTGGTACtaaatttaagatttatgttGCCGTATCTGCGGGAGTGTTGTAGTCTAATGAGAAAAGTAGTTACTATTTGTTAATGGCCGTATACTTAGATGcacattttgtttcattgtttttcaacCATGCCTGGAAGGAGTTACTGACTCCTTTTGCTGATGAGGAAGCTAAGACCTGTCACAGTCTTTGTCCAGGTGTGAGCACAGACACCGGAGCCCTGGGTTTCAGTCCTgaatgtgtctgtctttgttatacCATGGTGTCTCAGAATGGTGGTGTGTATCCAGGGCTGTGTGTACTTAATTACAAAGTGAATTCATTTTGGTGAAGTACATCTTTTTCTATATTGTAAAGGCTAGGGGATGGAGATGTAGTGTGGTAGAATGGTTGTCGGCATACATTAGGTCCTGACTTTAAcccctagcactgcataaaccagagGAAGTGGTAcacacctgccatcccagcacccttaggaagtggaggcagaagaatcagaagttaaGGTCCCACTTGTTTGCATAGGCCTACTCACTCTACTCTAGGCCAGACTTAACTATATGAGATCGTGttgcaaacaataaaaagatcaCAGAAGTTACaacttttcttctgctttttagTAACATCTGTATTAATGAGTTCAGTATGATGATATAGTGTGCACACAATCCTGCATTGATCAGTTTTTAGTAACATTTGTATTAACCAGTTCAGTGTGATGATGTAGTGTGAACAAACGTCCTGCATTGATcagtttttcccttttaaaaataaaagttattgcAATTACGTGGAAACTACAATTTTGCCAAAGTAATAaggattttatatttaaaaaagttttttatgtgtatgggtgttttgcctggatgtgtaTCTATGCACCAAaggtatgcctggtgcctgtggaggctaaaCAGAGGTATCAGATTCCCCGGACCTTGGGTTACAGACATAGGGGGtaccaaaacccaaacccaggtcctctgtaagagcatggaattctcttagccactgagccatctcttcaaccttataataaaagttttaagGGTATACATGTTTTTTATGTGGCCACCTGtctgcatcctttttttttttttttttttttttttttNNNNNNNNNNNNNNNNNNNNNNNNNNNNNNNNNNNNNNNNNNNNNNNNNNNNNNNNNNNNNNNNNNNNNNNNNNNNNNNNNNNNNNNNNNNNNNNNNNNNNNNNNNNNNNNNNNNNNNNNNNNNNNNNNNNNNNNNNNNNNNNNNNNNNNNNNNNNNNNNNNNNNNNNNNNNNNNNNNNNtctctctctctctctctctctctctctctctctctctctctctctctcttttctctctctgtctctgtctctctgtctctgtctctctctctctgtatgtgtgtgtttgtgtatgtgtgagagagtaccCATGTGCTCGGATTCTCGTGGAGGTCAGGTAAAAATTTGCAAGAGTCTGCTCTCTCACTCCACCATGTGGTCCCAGGGATCAGACTTTGTCAGTAGGCTGAAGGCCTGgtgcctttaccactgagccatctttctggtaCTCGGTCCCTGTTAGTTAGAGACACTGTTTTGTGCAGGCCTGGAGCTCAGTATACAGACCAGGTTGACATGGAACTTGCAGAAattctcctccctctacctctttGGTATTACAGGAATGTGTTTCCATGTCCAGTTACTGTGTCCAGGTAAAAgctgctttcttctgtttttttgaaacaggctcaCTGTATGTTCCTGGCTAGGCTAGAACTCTCTCTGcagacctggctgaccttgaactcagagatccactttcctctgcctccccagtgctggaattaaaagtgtgagccaccatgctggtgtgtgtgtgtgtgtgtgtgtgtgtgtgtgtgtgtgaagctttaaacagaatttttgtttgtttgtatggccAAGGTTAAGTATGctatgggaaaaaaatgtaactacAGAACATTATGGTTATGATTAATGGAGATGCTAGTTTTCCCTTTGTAGGTATTCTAGTTTGTGGGAGCTGATccaacattaatttaaaaaaataaagagttagAAAGATAGAGCTTAGAAGTTAAGAGTGCTTACCGCTGTTGCAGAGGAAcccagttctgttcccagcacccatactgggtGGCTCCCaggcacctgtaactccagctgcaagggatcgatccaacaccttcttctggactctgaggaccCTGGCACTCACATGCGCGTGTGCTGCCCCAGCACACAAGTAcacgtaattaaaaataagtcaggataaaaagaagacaaacaaggcctggaaagttggctcagtggttaagagcgtttgctgctcttccagaggaccaaggttgggccactcacagctgcctgtaactccagctccaggggatttgtcATGCTCTTCTCACCTctgagggaacacacacacagacacacacagagaaattaaaaataaatattaaggagTACAAGAATGACTGCTGTGCATTGGTCCCCAGAGGCTAGTTAGTTCATGTGTGGGGCCGCTGCAGATGTAGTTACATGAGGAAGGTGGTTGAGAAAGTATCATGGGATACATGGCAGAGAATGTAATCTTCCCTTCTGTACAATTCTTCATTTGAATTAGTTCATCCTTCCTTTTTGAAATCTGGTCTTGTCTTACAAGGGGTAGGAATTTAAATGTCCCCTAAAGACTGCACTTTTTCTTGCCAGTGAAGATAGATTTCAGGGCTAAAGCAGGGCAGCTATGAGACTCACTGGCCTTTTGAATGCCGCAAGGCCTAGCTGGGGCTGGGTTGAGTGCTTTCACACAGGGCATGCATTTGTGTTGTAAAGAAAACACCTCCTGGATGGCCGAGGAGGTGTTTTCAGCTCTGCCCTGTGGAGCTGAAAAAGTCATTTGGCCTTTCACATTTTGTCCTAAACAAGAGCTCTCTTACCTTGAATTATTGGGTAAAttaaaaacttacattttaattacttttgtgttttgtttagtaTATGGTAGGTTATAGGTTTTCCGTAAGAACTTGTTGACTGGACCAAAATATCTAAAGTTAAGGCTTTAAAACAAACACTATACTTAAGTTAGAGTCTTAGAGCAAGGTATACGCTTATTGCTGTGACTAAGACAAGTATTTATCTATGATTACAGTTagtagagatggttcagttctCATGATGTAGTATTTATCATCTGATTAAAAAACTTGTAGGGTTTAGAACATAAATCTTAGGCTCTTAAGTAAGATTTGACTTACTGATCtatagttttgtgtgttttgagggGCAAGTGCTGGGTAAATGCTCTACCACCAAACTACACCCTCCTGGCCTTAGCTGtggtgtttggttttgagacagggtttcactatctGCTAGTTCTAGTTATCCTAGAACCCACGATttgactaggctagccttgaactcagaagtctacttgcctctcaagtgctatgGCGAAAGGTGTGTTACCAtgcctggtgatttttttttttttttggtttttcgagacagggtttctctgtatagccctggctgtcctggaactcactttgtagaccaggctggcctcgaactcagaaatccacctgcttctgcctcccgagtgctgggattaaaggcgtgcaccaccacgcccggcgcctgGTgattttttaatagtaaaatatacatgctctttctcccacccccttctctgtttaagatgtgtgtgtgtgtgtgtgtgtgtgtgtgtgtgtgtgtgtgtgtatgcgtctgtctgtatgtttatttatgtCTATATGATTGTATGCAATGTGTCTGACTGCCCACAGAGACTGGAGCTGGAGTCATTGGTGATTACAAGCTGTCctcagtgagtgctgggaactgacttgTATTGtctagaagagcagaaagtgcatTTAACCgatgagccgtctctccagccggAACATAGATACTTCTTATGATGTGCCTAGAACTTCACTCAAATGCTAGTGGGTATAAAATTCCTATTTGAGGGTCAGTATGCAGCTCAGCTGATAGAGCACTTGCTCAATGTCACAGAGCCCAGATCACCCTGGAACCGCTTGAAGCTGGGCTTGGTGATATGCCTGGATTTCATGAGACtctatgaaaaataagaaaacaatcctACTTCAACTATATTTTGTAGGAGTATCCTAAattcaaaatgataaaatatttaaaatatcctttGTGTCAATTTTACAATAGGAATAAACTCAGCTTTCTGATTTGTGTTTTAGGTATATCCAAAGCCTTCAGGAGTTGCTtgattttaaagacaaaagtGCTGAAGACGCTAAAACTATTTATGAGTGAGTATCATTGTATGATCCTATTCTGaatacaattttatattcttttttttttttttttcgatacaaaagcaagaggaatttattgttctagCTCATTGGGTTCATCCCCCACCTGAAGGAGAGGTGGCGaccatattctttttaaaaataacttattttattgtatatgcattggtgtgaggaactggagttacaaattattgtgagctaccatgcggttgctggggattgaacccaggtactctagaagagcagccagtgctcttaaccactgaaccatctcttcagtccctaattttatattttttaaacaccATACACATGTGTAAATGTGGTTATCTTAATTTGCTACTAGTCCACTTTAAGGAAATTAACACTGAGGAGTCTTTAACTGTACAACGTAGTTAAACATAACATAGTATCCATGTATAGCAACCTACACAGGTACTAAAGACATCAAGACAAGATAAACCAGGGAGCTGGACTGGATGAAAACAATGCTACACTGCCCTCTCTACTGGATAAAGAGACAGTTCAAATGTGATGACCAGTAGAAATCTAGATGTAACCTGGATGCCTCTTGGTCTGTTAATCAGTCCCAGAGGGACAGCCACCTCTGCTCGTTCACGTGCGCATATGCTTCCTGGATAGTCGGaagttttctaattttaaacaaaagttcACTGAgtagtagtggtgcacacctttgatcccagcacttgggaggcagagccaggaggatctctatATAatttcgaggccaacctggtttatagagtgagttctcagagagaccctgtctttaaaaaccaagaaaaaaaaaagtctagatttTTTCATGAAGGTCTCTAATTTTGAAACATAGCAACTGCTTATGCTTCTTTTGTTATATAGAAGAGGTATAAAAAGTATCTCTGGGTTTCTATGATCTGTTACATTATAAGATAATGTAAATCCTATGCCCAACTTCATAGTCCTGATGCCAGAGTTGATAAGCCCAATTAGTTACTTAGGGAGTTATGTGCTTATAATGAATGTTGTTGTGTCTTCAGAAACGgtcatacctttttttttttttttccctaaggatgaggtgctcttttttttttttaaaaacggGACTATCAGTACTGCATTTTTTAAACATGCTTTTGGTTTGAAAGTAACTCATCAGATGTTCACTCTCTAGGTGAGTGATGTCATTTAGTGTTTAAAAGAACTctactaaataaatcttaaaNNNNNNNNNNNNNNNNNNNNNNNNNNNNNNNNNNNNNNNNNNNNNNNNNNNNNNNNNNNNNNNNNNNNNNNNNNNNNNNNNNNNNNNNNNNNNNNNNNNNNNNNNNNNNNNNNNNNNNNNNNNNNNNNNNNNNNNNNNNNNNNNNNNNNNNNNNNNNNNNNNNNNNNNNNNNNNNNNNNNNNNNNNAGGAAATTGAAGCTATAgttataaactataaaaaaaaaaaaaaaaaaaaaaaaaaaaaaaaaaaaaagaactctactGAGATAGTGCATTTATGCACAAAGAGAGTTTGTAGCTTGAGGTCTTATAGCTAGTAAATGGTAGGCCTAAGAACACAGCAAAAGGCCAATGGTAGAATAGCCTATAAATGCTACTCTAGAACCCTTTGAAAACAGTCACTGAGAACCGAGCCTAGGAAATAAAGTGAGCAGTTGGGCCGAATAATACCACCtctatattcctttaaaaatctatGCATTTGCAGGctcctgtatgtttgtgtggaggctggaggacaccCTCAGGTATCAGCCTCTGGAATGTCTGCCATCTACCTACTTTGAGTTAGGCTAgactggccagtgaactccagtTGTCCTATCTGTTTCTCCAGCGCTGAGGTTACAAATGTCTGCCACCACACTTGACATGATGATTGCATGCAGACAGAACTCGGGTCAttatgcttgtgtgacaagcacttagCAACTGAACTGTCTCCaaaccagtttttgttttctgagacagggtctcatatgtagcccaggctttcttAGAAACAACTGTGTAGTCCAGTCTGGCTTCTGGTCCACAGTGAGTTGCCTGGTTCGGCCTCTGCCTGGCATCAAAGGTGAGTTACTGTGCCCTGCTCAACAGGCTTCGTTCTAAAGAGAAGAACAAGCAAGTAAGGAGGGGACTGGAATTTTCAGttgttttcaaaaaaattttttttgaattatattttgtcTTAATAGCTTGGTTTTTAAGTTTATTTCCAACTAAGAATTCCAAAAGTGAGAAAATCACTGGAGGTAGTGGCACTCAAGCTGGTGTCTCGGGAAAATACTCCTTCAGAAGCGTGAACGATGACGAGTTGCATCACAATTAAGACTGCTttcttagccgggcatggtagcacatacctttactttagtcctaacacttgggaggcagagacaggtggatttctgagttcaaggccagcctggtctacaaagtgagttccaggacagccagaactacacagagaaaccctgcctcgaaaaaaacaaaaacaaaaccaaaaaaaaccccccaaaaacaaaagacatctttcttttatcttattcCTTAAATTGACAAAAGCAAGAAGGCAGTGTGGCTTGAAAATCTCACTTAATCCAACAGTTTCCTTTTTCTCATCCACTTTGGCTTTtgtgtttagttttgtgttttgttttggtttggtttggtttttgtttttcaagacagggtttctctgttcagccctggttatcctggaactctgtagaccaggctggcttcaagctcagagatgccctgcctctgtctcccgagtgctgagattaaacgtGTGCTTCTCATGCACAATATAAATCCAGGGTGAATGAAATCAGACTTCTTTTTTCGATTTTCTATTCCAAGTGGTTTATTTTCTCTGAACTCTAGGGAGGAGATCCACAGCCAACTTtcttggctttctcagcttgATTCCTTGGGGAGTGTTTCCCTAGAAACGAGGAACTTTTCTTAGGCCATGTGTCTCTGGAACGCCATCCTCATTAGTGAGCCTCAGATGCATAGGTAATACTGGATAAAGGAAACACTGACACTGTAGTGTGGCTTGGGTGATGATGGATAAGGGGAGCCCTTGTACTGTTCACAGTAGTATGTAGCATTACAGGAATCCAAAAATTATGTAAATCTTATTTTTGAGATCCTTGTATCTTGTGGGTTCTGTGTATCTCACGAGTTGAAATGAATTTAAAcaagtgtgggaaagccttcgcCAACTCTCTGTTCTTTGAAGGAGGGCTGTTTGTAGCTGCGGCTTGTATCTTGGTATTGAAGTCACTTGTCAAAAATATTTGGCTGTTCTGACCGAGAGGTTTGTTTAGATTCACAGACACAGTGATAAGGATCAGAAACCGGCACAATGATGTCATTCCCACCATGGCCCAGGGTGTGACTGAATACAAGGAGAGCTTCGGGGTGGATCCTGTCACCAGCCAAAATGTTCAGTACTTTTTGGATCGATTCTACATGAGTCGAATCTCAATTAGAATGCTACTCAACCAGCACTGTAAGTGTCCCGACGTTGAAAGAAGTAGCTAATTGATATGTGTAGCGAGTGCTCTTAAGTTTATCTAGAAAGTGTCTCTTTGGAGTGAACGTTACTGCTCTTGAAAGAAGGCAGAATCCCCTCTTTACGCTTAAGGAAAATATCCTTTCTCCTGTTTGGTACTCTTTAGATCTGGAAAGGGGTGCTAGGCAAATATGTTTACTTGGTTTGGTTCTTTGCTTTTGATAGCTTTATTGTTCGGTGGAAAAGGAAGTCCATCTCATCGAAAACATATTGGAAGCATAAATCCAAACTGCGATGTAGTGGAGGTCATTAAAGGTAGGTGCAGCTGTCATTTGTAGCAGGATGCGGAGTCAGAGCTGAGTGTGGTTCCTTCCCGTATCATGTATCATGAGAGAAACATGTTAGGAGCAAGTGCTAGGTTTGGAAATCACTCCATGACATTAATTACACAGGATGTAAGGTGAGCGTCTTCCCAGTAGAATTCTCTGTTAGTTAAGTTTTGTATGTTAGTCCGTGTATTTATCTGTTTTGCTTTGAAAGTTCAAAAATTTCCCCATCCTCCCTAAAAAAGagccattgagatggctcagtgtatgaAGACTTAAAACCTAAATCTGATCCCTAGAAGTCACCgagtgggaaggagagagccGTTGAAAGTTGTCCCTGTGGTCTCCATGCACatcctcatgtgcacatacccacagtATGCACGTagacagtaaataaatacagtaaaatattCAGGTTCTGAGtcttttctttctagttcctAATTCAAAGAGTGAAAGTCTGTAAGTTTAATTTGCGTCTTTTCaagtatgtttgtttttgttttttttcagacaggattttctctgtgtagccttggctctagatcaggctggccttaaactcgcagagatccacccacctctgcctcctgagtgcttggattaaagatgtgtgcttcCACCGATTGGCTCTTTTCAAGCATTATTCCTTGGTATAACACGCACATCTATGTTTAAgttgttttatagtttttgttatttttaaattttttaaaacatgttaagtgtataggtgttttgcctacatttatgtctgtacatcatttgcatgcctggtgctctcgGAAACTAGAAGAAGGGGTGGGATCTTCTAGAActaaaattacagatggttgtgagccaccatgtggatactgagacttgaacccaggtcctctgcagaagcagcctgGGCTGGGTTTTATTGCGTTTCCTTGAGGCAGTGTTTTTCCGTGTGCTTCTGATTGTCCTGGAAGCTGCTGTGTAGACCACCtgcctgtgtcctgagtgctggtttTAAAAGCATGAACTACCATGCTCAGCTAGCAGCCAGCTAGCATCTTTTAGAAGATGGAGAGCTCCACACATTTTGCT
The DNA window shown above is from Mus pahari chromosome 3, PAHARI_EIJ_v1.1, whole genome shotgun sequence and carries:
- the Pdk1 gene encoding pyruvate dehydrogenase (acetyl-transferring) kinase isozyme 1, mitochondrial; this translates as MKLARLLRGGTSVRPLCAVPCASRSLASASGSGPASELGVPGQVDFYARFSPSPLSMKQFLDFGSVNACEKTSFMFLRQELPVRLANIMKEISLLPDNLLRTPSVQLVQSWYIQSLQELLDFKDKSAEDAKTIYEFTDTVIRIRNRHNDVIPTMAQGVTEYKESFGVDPVTSQNVQYFLDRFYMSRISIRMLLNQHSLLFGGKGSPSHRKHIGSINPNCDVVEVIKDGYENARRLCDLYYVNSPELELEELNAKSPGQTIQVVYVPSHLYHMVFELFKNAMRATMEHHADKGVYPPIQVHVTLGEEDLTVKMSDRGGGVPLRKIDRLFNYMYSTAPRPRVETSRAVPLAGFGYGLPISRLYAQYFQGDLKLYSLEGYGTDAVIYIKALSTESVERLPVYNKAAWKHYKANHEADDWCVPSSEPKDMTTFRSS